The Oncorhynchus gorbuscha isolate QuinsamMale2020 ecotype Even-year unplaced genomic scaffold, OgorEven_v1.0 Un_scaffold_1061, whole genome shotgun sequence genome includes a window with the following:
- the LOC124021148 gene encoding E3 ubiquitin-protein ligase RBBP6-like isoform X1 has product MTIAERSAIAKKPDVTGERTESEHTPPAERERPAESSKERERPASAKTDRSLSREKSATRDQKGEKTSSSVDRPASTGERAPGSQRETVAEDRAALEAAAKEGSGSGKTRKISRKSSEPTTHHSSDHSVTSTGSSSRSEPSQSQGAVSKPRDLQTQRRPSPVQFPSPGRERRDRGTGGVLIQPPPRSKWEREEEEEEEEQHSASRENGALAVSSSVPRDALRREVSPAPPSGQGREVQGSVSKTANTEGRRGREEGTRRREEGRGLKKGQVNFRKPAKTESRGVKEEGRGGVGREESRGAGPEPRRQRLCSDLGRETDEAAFVPDYSEGEGSDGERGSGLSHSPSHNTQSPASQSPGGSPSNHSGSTATDKKKKKKHKKHKKHKKHKKHCADVEPPVEGRKEHKHKNKKKKHRKTKEEEGGGGGGEAEEKTGQESATI; this is encoded by the exons ATGACCATCGCGGAACGCTCGGCCATCGCTAAGAAACCTGATGTCACCGGGGAGAGAACGGAGAGCGAGCACACGCCGcccgctgagagagagagaccagctgagagctccaaggagagagagagaccagcatcagCCAAGACGGACAGGTCATTATCCAGGGAGAAGTCAGCCACCAGGGATCAGAAAGGAGAGAAGACGTCGTCCTCCGTAGACAGACCTGCCTCTACAGGAGAGCGAGCGCCAGGGTCCcagagagagactgtagctgaAGACAGAGCGGCGTTGGAGGCGGCGGCGAAGGAGGGTTCTGGTTCTGGAAAGACCAGAAAGATCAGCAGAAAGAGTTCTGAGCCCACGACCCACCACTCATCAGACCACTCTGTCACTTCGACTGG cagcagcagcaggtctGAGCCGAGCCAGAGCCAGGGTGCTGTGTCAAAACCCCGGGACCTCCAGACCCAGAGGAGACCCAGTCCGGTCCAGTTCCCCAGCccaggcagggagaggagggaccgTGGGACCGGAGGAGTCCTCATCCAGCCTCCACCCCGGTccaagtgggagagagaggaggaggaggaggaagaggagcagcaCTCAGCGTCCAGGGAGAATGGGGCGTTGGCGGTTTCCTCCTCCGTGCCCAGAGACGCTCTGAGGAGAGAAGTCTCACCAGCACCGCCTAGTGGCCAAGGCAGGGAGGTGCAGGGTAGTGTCTCTAAAACAGCCaacacagaggggaggagagggagggaggaggggactagaaggagggaggaaggcagaGGGCTTAAAAAGGGGCAGGTGAACTTTAGAAAACCAGCTAAGACCGAATccagaggagtgaaggaggaaggaagaggaggggtagggagggaggagagtcgaGGGGCGGGGCCAGAGCCAAGACGACAGCGTCTGTGTTCTGACCTGGGTAGAGAGACGGACGAGGCAGCCTTCGTCCCCGACTACAGCGAAGGCGAGGGGTCAGACGGGGAGCGGGGCAGTGGCCTGAGCCATAGCCCCTCTCACAACACCCAGAGCCCCGCCTCCCAGAGCCCCGGCGGCTCCCCTAGCAACCACAGCGGCTCCACGGCGAcggacaagaagaagaagaagaaacacaaGAAACATAAAAAACACAAGAAGCACAAGAAGCATTGTGCCGACGTCGAGCCTCCTGTcgaaggaaggaaggaacacaaacataagaacaagaagaagaagcacaGGAAGActaaagaggaagagggaggaggaggaggaggggaggcagaggagaagactGGGCAGGAGTCAGCCACCATCTGA
- the LOC124021147 gene encoding YLP motif-containing protein 1-like, with protein sequence MMVRDTLAGTTVEPSQNHTAPTQNQDGTQQLPGETLEHVEQQNRVQEQQNQLLELENFELLGQENELLEQQNLEHQIQLLELENTVQTSTDNRTTPPDKTSSGGALHPWWPQQSSFKATRPSVPPPWPSPSVPHPWPSPSVPHPWPSPSVPHPWPSPGVPLPWPSPSVPLPWPSLSVPLPWPSPSVPLPWPSPSVPPPWPSPSVPPPWPSPSVPPPWPSPSVPLPCLGPVLHLPDPIPDSWITHLRPFFSQQEYLLVRHTHRQLVHSGYYWGPMEMEEAHHTLLLTPPGSFLIRYIPHPATDTTWELPHQVYTTPCY encoded by the coding sequence ATGATGGTCAGAGACACTCTGGCAGGAACCACAGTGGAACCATCGCAGAACCACACGGCACCCACGCAGAACCAGGACGGAACCCAGCAGCTTCCAGGGGAAACCCTAGAACACGTAGAACAACAGAACCGTGTTCAAGAACAACAGAACCAACTCCTAGAACTCGAGAACTTCGAACTCTTAGGTCAAGAGAATGAACTCTTAGAACAACAGAACCTAGAACATCAGATCCAACTCTTAGAACTAGAGAATACGGTCCAGACCAGCACAGACAACCGGACCACACCTCCAGACAAGACCAGTTCTGGCGGTGCCCTCCATCCCTGGTGGCCTCAACAGAGCAGCTTTAAAGCTACTAGACCCAGTGTCCCTCCCCCCTGGCCAAGCCCCAGTGTCCCTCACCCCTGGCCAAGCCCCAGTGTCCCTCACCCCTGGCCAAGCCCCAGTGTCCCTCACCCCTGGCCAAGCCCCGGTGTCCCTCTCCCCTGGCCAAGCCCCAGTGTCCCTCTCCCCTGGCCAAGCCTCAGTGTCCCTCTCCCCTGGCCAAGCCCCAGTGTCCCTCTCCCCTGGCCAAGCCCCAGTGTCCCTCCCCCCTGGCCAAGCCCCAGTGTCCCTCCCCCCTGGCCAAGCCCCAGTGTCCCTCCCCCCTGGCCAAGCCCCAGCGTCCCTCTCCCCTGCCTCGGACCTGTTCTCCACTTGCCCGATCCGATCCCAGACTCCTGGATCACACACCTCCGACCCTTCTTCAGCCAGCAGGAGTATCTTCTAGTGCGACACACACACCGTCAGCTGGTTCACAGTGGCTACTACTGGGGCCCTATGGAGATGGAGGAGGCCCACCACACCCTGCTACTGACACCACCTGGGAGCTTCCTCATCAGGTATATACCACACCCTGCTACTGACACCACCTGGGAGCTTCCTCATCAGGTATACACCACACCCTGCTACTGA
- the LOC124021144 gene encoding gastrula zinc finger protein XlCGF26.1-like isoform X1, whose translation MNQETLSLQPSSPLPLPESLGRTSPGNTLLLGLKRLSVRLVDCRKTPELRDSPNRYSLSRRGLSSGEAKQHHDNEEAEKSLSRSEHLKKHQQRPTRKKSHCCSDCGKRFTSSANLRRHQIIHTGEKPYSCDQCGKRFNQRFNLKSHQIIHSVEKPHCCSQCGTCLSSARALEGHMRIHTGEKPYQCSECGQRFTYSSGLRLHERIKHTGEKPHCCSDCGKRFATSQSLKAHWRIHTGERPFHCSECGKSFTQASALSEHKQIHTGEKPHHCEQCGGSYSSAKLLRIHQRIHTGEKPYQCTDCGKNFRFLSSLRCHQLRHTGEKPHQCTECGKRFAVKSGLWSHNIVHTGEKGYQCPQCGKKLGSSTSLEQHKRTHTGHKPFHCSHCKLSFATNSALYKHQRIHTGEKPHSCNVCQRSFGRSDHLKNHMQIHTGEKPYHCSKCELSFTNNRSLKEHEVRHTEDKPHCCSQCGASLSSARALEGHMRIHTGEKPYECSECGQKFAHRANLGKHRRIHTGEKPYHCSDCKKSFSRLYYFKKHKFTHSEKIML comes from the exons GAAAcactctccctccaaccctcctcccCCCTACCCCTCCcggagtccctgggccgtaccTCTCCTGGTAACACCTTACTGCTGGGTCTGAAGAGGTTGTCTGTGCGGCTGGTCGACTGCAGGAAAACACCGGAGCTAA GGGACAGTcctaaccgttactctctcagtAGAAGGGGCTTGTCATCTGGGGAGGCTAAACAACATCATGATAATGAGGAGGCAGAGAaaagtctctccagatcagaacacctcaaGAAACACCAGCAGAGACCCACAAGGAAGAAAtctcactgctgctctgactgtgggaagaggttTACCTCTTCAGCAAACCTTAGACGACACCAGATAATTcatactggagagaaaccttacagctgtgatcaatgtgggaagagattcaaTCAGAGATTCAATCTGAAGTCACACCAGATCATACACTCAGTAGAAAAACCTCACtgctgctcccagtgtggaacttgcctctcctctgccagggCACTAGAAGGACACATGCGgattcacactggagagaaaccgtaCCAGTGCTCAGAATGTGGGCAGAGATTTACATACTCCAGTGGTTTACGGTTACACGAGAGAATAAAACACACCGGCGAAAAACCCCACTGTTGCTCTGACTGCGGGAAGAGATTTGCTACATCGCAAAGCTTAAAAGCTCACTGGCGGATTCACACTGGAGAGAGACCGTTCCACTGCTCtgagtgtgggaagagtttcacacAAGCCTCAGCACTGTCTgaacacaaacaaatacacacaggagagaagcctcacCATTGTGAGCAGTGCGGCGGAAGCTATTCCTCCGCTAAGTTACTCAGAATACATCAGAGgattcacacaggggagaaaccttacCAATGCACTGACTGTGGGAAAAACTTCAGATTTTTATCTTCTTTAAGATGTCACCAGCTAAGACATACTGGAGAGAAGCCCCACCAATGTACTGAGTGTGGGAAGAGGTTTGCTGTTAAGAGTGGGCTCTGGTCACATAACATAGTGCACACTGGAGAGAAAGGCTACCAATGCCCACAGTGCGGTAAGAAGCTAGGATCATCTACTTCTCTAGAGCAGCATAAgcgaacacacactggacacaaacCCTTCCACTGTTCCCACTGTAAATTGAGCTTTGCCACTAATTCAGCCCTGTACAAACACCAGAGAATTCACACAGGTGAGAAACCACACAGCTGCAATGTTTGCCAGAGGAGTTTTGGACGGTCGGATCACCTGAAAAATCACATGCAAattcacacaggagaaaagccataCCACTGCTCTAAGTGCGAGCTGAGTTTCACTAACAACAGATCTCTGAAAGAACATGAGGTCAGACACACAGAAGATAAACCTCACTGCTGCTCCCAGTGCGGTGCTAGTCTCTCTTCTGCCAGGGCACTGGAAGGACACATGCGgattcacactggagagaaaccgtaCGAGTGCTCTGAATGTGGGCAGAAGTTTGCACATAGAGCCAATCTTGGGAAACACCgaagaatacacacaggagagaaaccctatcactgctctgactgcaAGAAGAGCTTTTCAAGACTTTACTATTTCAAAAAGCACAAGTTCACACATTCAGAGAAGATAATGCTGTAA
- the LOC124021148 gene encoding E3 ubiquitin-protein ligase RBBP6-like isoform X2, which yields MTIAERSAIAKKPDVTGERTESEHTPPAERERPAESSKERERPASAKTDRSLSREKSATRDQKGEKTSSSVDRPASTGERAPGSQRETVAEDRAALEAAAKEGSGSGKTRKISRKSSEPTTHHSSDHSVTSTGSSRSEPSQSQGAVSKPRDLQTQRRPSPVQFPSPGRERRDRGTGGVLIQPPPRSKWEREEEEEEEEQHSASRENGALAVSSSVPRDALRREVSPAPPSGQGREVQGSVSKTANTEGRRGREEGTRRREEGRGLKKGQVNFRKPAKTESRGVKEEGRGGVGREESRGAGPEPRRQRLCSDLGRETDEAAFVPDYSEGEGSDGERGSGLSHSPSHNTQSPASQSPGGSPSNHSGSTATDKKKKKKHKKHKKHKKHKKHCADVEPPVEGRKEHKHKNKKKKHRKTKEEEGGGGGGEAEEKTGQESATI from the exons ATGACCATCGCGGAACGCTCGGCCATCGCTAAGAAACCTGATGTCACCGGGGAGAGAACGGAGAGCGAGCACACGCCGcccgctgagagagagagaccagctgagagctccaaggagagagagagaccagcatcagCCAAGACGGACAGGTCATTATCCAGGGAGAAGTCAGCCACCAGGGATCAGAAAGGAGAGAAGACGTCGTCCTCCGTAGACAGACCTGCCTCTACAGGAGAGCGAGCGCCAGGGTCCcagagagagactgtagctgaAGACAGAGCGGCGTTGGAGGCGGCGGCGAAGGAGGGTTCTGGTTCTGGAAAGACCAGAAAGATCAGCAGAAAGAGTTCTGAGCCCACGACCCACCACTCATCAGACCACTCTGTCACTTCGACTGG cagcagcaggtctGAGCCGAGCCAGAGCCAGGGTGCTGTGTCAAAACCCCGGGACCTCCAGACCCAGAGGAGACCCAGTCCGGTCCAGTTCCCCAGCccaggcagggagaggagggaccgTGGGACCGGAGGAGTCCTCATCCAGCCTCCACCCCGGTccaagtgggagagagaggaggaggaggaggaagaggagcagcaCTCAGCGTCCAGGGAGAATGGGGCGTTGGCGGTTTCCTCCTCCGTGCCCAGAGACGCTCTGAGGAGAGAAGTCTCACCAGCACCGCCTAGTGGCCAAGGCAGGGAGGTGCAGGGTAGTGTCTCTAAAACAGCCaacacagaggggaggagagggagggaggaggggactagaaggagggaggaaggcagaGGGCTTAAAAAGGGGCAGGTGAACTTTAGAAAACCAGCTAAGACCGAATccagaggagtgaaggaggaaggaagaggaggggtagggagggaggagagtcgaGGGGCGGGGCCAGAGCCAAGACGACAGCGTCTGTGTTCTGACCTGGGTAGAGAGACGGACGAGGCAGCCTTCGTCCCCGACTACAGCGAAGGCGAGGGGTCAGACGGGGAGCGGGGCAGTGGCCTGAGCCATAGCCCCTCTCACAACACCCAGAGCCCCGCCTCCCAGAGCCCCGGCGGCTCCCCTAGCAACCACAGCGGCTCCACGGCGAcggacaagaagaagaagaagaaacacaaGAAACATAAAAAACACAAGAAGCACAAGAAGCATTGTGCCGACGTCGAGCCTCCTGTcgaaggaaggaaggaacacaaacataagaacaagaagaagaagcacaGGAAGActaaagaggaagagggaggaggaggaggaggggaggcagaggagaagactGGGCAGGAGTCAGCCACCATCTGA
- the LOC124021148 gene encoding E3 ubiquitin-protein ligase RBBP6-like isoform X3 encodes MTIAERSAIAKKPDVTGERTESEHTPPAERERPASAKTDRSLSREKSATRDQKGEKTSSSVDRPASTGERAPGSQRETVAEDRAALEAAAKEGSGSGKTRKISRKSSEPTTHHSSDHSVTSTGSSSRSEPSQSQGAVSKPRDLQTQRRPSPVQFPSPGRERRDRGTGGVLIQPPPRSKWEREEEEEEEEQHSASRENGALAVSSSVPRDALRREVSPAPPSGQGREVQGSVSKTANTEGRRGREEGTRRREEGRGLKKGQVNFRKPAKTESRGVKEEGRGGVGREESRGAGPEPRRQRLCSDLGRETDEAAFVPDYSEGEGSDGERGSGLSHSPSHNTQSPASQSPGGSPSNHSGSTATDKKKKKKHKKHKKHKKHKKHCADVEPPVEGRKEHKHKNKKKKHRKTKEEEGGGGGGEAEEKTGQESATI; translated from the exons ATGACCATCGCGGAACGCTCGGCCATCGCTAAGAAACCTGATGTCACCGGGGAGAGAACGGAGAGCGAGCACACGCCGcccgct gagagagagagaccagcatcagCCAAGACGGACAGGTCATTATCCAGGGAGAAGTCAGCCACCAGGGATCAGAAAGGAGAGAAGACGTCGTCCTCCGTAGACAGACCTGCCTCTACAGGAGAGCGAGCGCCAGGGTCCcagagagagactgtagctgaAGACAGAGCGGCGTTGGAGGCGGCGGCGAAGGAGGGTTCTGGTTCTGGAAAGACCAGAAAGATCAGCAGAAAGAGTTCTGAGCCCACGACCCACCACTCATCAGACCACTCTGTCACTTCGACTGG cagcagcagcaggtctGAGCCGAGCCAGAGCCAGGGTGCTGTGTCAAAACCCCGGGACCTCCAGACCCAGAGGAGACCCAGTCCGGTCCAGTTCCCCAGCccaggcagggagaggagggaccgTGGGACCGGAGGAGTCCTCATCCAGCCTCCACCCCGGTccaagtgggagagagaggaggaggaggaggaagaggagcagcaCTCAGCGTCCAGGGAGAATGGGGCGTTGGCGGTTTCCTCCTCCGTGCCCAGAGACGCTCTGAGGAGAGAAGTCTCACCAGCACCGCCTAGTGGCCAAGGCAGGGAGGTGCAGGGTAGTGTCTCTAAAACAGCCaacacagaggggaggagagggagggaggaggggactagaaggagggaggaaggcagaGGGCTTAAAAAGGGGCAGGTGAACTTTAGAAAACCAGCTAAGACCGAATccagaggagtgaaggaggaaggaagaggaggggtagggagggaggagagtcgaGGGGCGGGGCCAGAGCCAAGACGACAGCGTCTGTGTTCTGACCTGGGTAGAGAGACGGACGAGGCAGCCTTCGTCCCCGACTACAGCGAAGGCGAGGGGTCAGACGGGGAGCGGGGCAGTGGCCTGAGCCATAGCCCCTCTCACAACACCCAGAGCCCCGCCTCCCAGAGCCCCGGCGGCTCCCCTAGCAACCACAGCGGCTCCACGGCGAcggacaagaagaagaagaagaaacacaaGAAACATAAAAAACACAAGAAGCACAAGAAGCATTGTGCCGACGTCGAGCCTCCTGTcgaaggaaggaaggaacacaaacataagaacaagaagaagaagcacaGGAAGActaaagaggaagagggaggaggaggaggaggggaggcagaggagaagactGGGCAGGAGTCAGCCACCATCTGA